The Candidatus Bathyarchaeia archaeon DNA segment AAACCTTTTTCACTTTTCACCGCACTATATTTTATTTGCAGTGCAAAAACTAAAAAAGGAGGTGAGGCAATAGATGAAGTTGAAGAATGCCATCGCGATCCTCTTGGTTGTCTTAGCCGCAACAGCCATAGTCAGTGCAGCTACGCTGGCCTTCAAAGGAATCGCTTTATCCAGAAATACGACAACATATGCAAACAAGGAAACGTCACGTGCTACAGGCTTTAACGGTGCAGTAGAACTGTTAGGCGACGAGAGAGGTGGAGGATGGCCTTAAATTGAAGATTAACTTTAAAGTATTTAAAAAACTACAACATTATCTAGTAGGGAGAACAAAAGATGAACAAAACGTTTGACCTCTTGGATGTTGAAATATTAGAGTGCCTCGGCGAATATGGACCAAGAAACATCTCACAAATAGCTCGAAAACTTGGCGTACCAATAGAAACAGCGCGGAAAAGAGTGAAACGCTTAATCTCTCGATTTTCTATATCTTTTCACGCGAATGTTTATCACACGAATATTGGGCTTAGGAAAGCGTTTGTTTTTGCTGATGCTGTGCCTGGTTATGAAGATGTGCTTTTTAAGAGTTTGAAAGCCAATGATTTTTGGCTTTATGTTGGTCGTTGTTACGGTAGGTTTGAGGGTTGCTATGGAATCTACGCCATTCCAAAAGAGCACACGCCAGAATTTGAACAGTTTGTGAGTCAACTGGAAGCGACGGAGATTGCGAGAAACGTGCGGCTGGTGTGGTCCACGTGTTTGTATTCTGCGAATTTAACGGGGAACTGGTTTGATTTTGAGTCTGGGCAGTGGGTTTTTCGTTGGGACAAGTGGATGGAGGAGATACCGAACGAGAAAACCAGTTTGCCCTACACTTTAGTTGAGTCTAAAGATTTTCCACTCAAGGCTGACTATGTTGATGTTCGTATTTTGGCGAAGTTGGAAGTGGATTCAAGCGTTAGTTTTCGTGAACTTGCAAAAATTGTTAATTTGACGCCGGAGGCAGTGGCGTATCATTTTAAGAATCATATTTTGAAGCGTGGTTTGCTTGAGAAGTCTCAGGTTTTCGTGTTGCCTTTTGATAAGTCGGCGTCTGACTTTTTTGTTTTTATCTTCAAGTTTGACGATAGTGCTGGTATGGCGCGGTTTGCGTCTTCTTTGTTGGATAAGCCGTTTTTGCATTCGTTAGGGAAGGTTTATGGTGAGAACGCGTTGATTGCGCATGTGTATCTTCCGAGAAATGAGTTTAGAAGGTTTGTGCGTTGCTTGTCTGAGCTTATTAAGAGAGGATTTTTGCGTGAGTATGAGTATTTGATTGAGGATTTTGATGTGCGGTCTGCGCAGACGATTTCTTACGAGTATTTTAAGGATGGCTCATGGGTTTATGACCACGAAAAGCATATAGAGAAGCTTCGCGAAATTACAAGAAGCACAAAGTTAGGAAAGTTTTAAACGCATGCGCTCTTCTACTCTTCGGTTACCGTGACTTTTTCCACCGTTTTAAGCCATGGAATCTTTGCTGGTTCGTTTGAAAGCTCATTTAGAATGTCCTGTTCTATCTGCTTGTTTCCAGTTAAGGCGCTTTCTTTTACAAGAGCGATAACAATTATTGCTTTTTTAGTCATGTACTCTGCCTCTGAAGAGTCAATATTTTATGCTTTTTGAGAATTTGAATTTTACTCTAGTAAAGGGTTTATGGTCTTTTGTTCTAGCCCTAAGGTTCTTACCAGCTTAAATAGTTAAAAAAGGATAAAGGTAAATGTAAATATGGAGAAGGGAGAATATGAAGAAAATTCTAAAAGTAGCTTTAGCATTGCTTATGATGTCTGTTTGCTTATCAGTACTTGCGTGTGTACCATATTCTAAAGCGGCAACCCCGGAACAGATAGAAGCGTCAATAGTTAAGGGGCTTGAATGGTTAGCCGCACAACAGCAGGCTGATGGTTCATGGCCTACTGATTATTATGTTCGCGTCGGTTACACCGGTATGGCCGTGCTGAAGTTTGAGACACGCGCAGTTGAGTTGAAGAAAGATCCGCTTGATCAAAGCTACGAATACTATGCGCAGGTTAGGAACGGATTGGACTTTATCTTCTCAATGGCTCAATTGGTAGATATTTCCGTTCAAACTCATGGCAACCCAGACTCGAACGGTAACGGCAAGGGAGTAACATTCAACACGGAGGGACGTGAAGGTGAAACATACGGCACTGGAATTGCGTCCATGGCCATAGCGGCGAGCACTCACCCAGAAATGGTAGTGTCTGTTGTAGGAAGCCCCGTGGACGGTTGGACGTACAAAGATGTGGAGCAAGACGTTATGGACTGGCTTGCTTGGGGACAGAACGAAGAGTCGAACCCTGGTGACTGGTGGCGCGGTGGTTGGGGGTACGATCCGAACTCTATAGGGTGGTCCGACAACTCCAACTCCGGATATGCATTGCTGGGTTTAGTCTACGCTGAATCGCCTTTGCCACACGGATTCGGATTGACAGTTCCACAATTCGTCAAAGACGAACTAAACATTTGGATAGATTACATTCAAAACGACATCAACGGAGACGATTTGGACGGAGGATCAGGTTACAGCGGCCCTGACGGGTGGGTTAATATTCTCAAGACTGGCACTCTGTTGCAGGAGATGGCGTTTGTCGGCGATACTTTAGCTACGCCAAGAGTGGACGAGGCAATAAAGTACATTGAAAGGCACTGGAACGACCTAAATGGTGACCCTGGTTGGAAATGGAGTTTGCCGACGGTGCATAAGCAAGCCATGTACACGACCATGAAAGGCTTCACAGCGTTCAACATAAAACTCATAGACACTGACGCCGATGGAGCCCGCGATGACGACTGGTTCAACGAGTTTGCAGACGCGTTATTGGCAGAGCAAGCACTCTTTCCTGAGGGCCACTGGAACACAGACGTGTGGGCTGGCGACTATATTATGCCTACTTGTTGGGCGCTCCTCATACTAGAAAAGGCTGCCCCACCAGTAGCAAAATACGACTTGACAGTCAAAGTAGTTGACGCGAACACGTTAGACCCAATTTCTGGAGCGATGGTAACAGCAAGCGGCCCCGAATACCAAGAAGGTTTCACAGGTCTTGACGGAAAAGTGAAGTTCGAAGACATTTTGGCAGGTGGTTATTCAGTAGGTGCTTCAAAAACAGGCTATGTACCAGCGTCGGTGATGGTTGAAGTTTCTGAAGATACAGAAATAACGATTAGGCTTATGCCCGAAGGCCCGCCTCAACCAGTGGGAGGCTATGAAGCACCACCAAACATACTGACATTGATTGCGCCGTGGATATTCTTAGGATTCGCAATTTCAGTCGGAACAATCGCGGTAGCTAGACGCAAAACGAAATACTAACTTCCCTCTTTTTCTTTTTTGTTTATGTTAACATTTTTAGGAAAGCACTCGCATTTTACTGTCACTGATTAACCAAACACAGATGAAAACACATGAAAAGAAGTGCCAGAAAAAAGAAACTTGCATGGAAAAGAGCGTTCAAAAGCAAATGGATGGCATTAACGGTCGTTTCAATACTTACAGGATTGCTAATTTACTATTTCTTCCTTCCGAAAGCACCAGCTGTTTACGAAGCAATACCAAAAACAGCCGCTATAGTTGACCAACTAGCCATGACTCACCCAAACATTGCATTCATCACAAGTGTCAGCGACACATTAACGTCAGCAGGCTTTAGTGTTGACTATTACAATTATTCGGAAGTGACTGTTGATTTTTACAAGCAGTTGCCCTCAAAACGATACAGTCTAATCATCTTACGAGTGCATTCTGGCGTAGGTCAATATTCTGGATTAACCAGCCTCTACACATCAGAACCTCACAGTCAATGGCCACACTACTGGGAACAAATGAACGACGAAGTAGTCGCAGTGGAATACGTCTCAGGCGGTCCAATATACTTTGCAATCACATCCAAATTCGTGAAAAACTCAGACGCTTGCAAAAACTCTATAATAATAATGATGGGATGTGACGGATTAACAGCAACTGACATGGCGACTGCTTACGTTGAAAAAGGAGCAAGAGCCTACATAAGCTGGAACGGTCCAGTATCTCCCGGACACACAGACACAGCCACGGGTGAGCTTATACGAAACTTGGTCTTAAAAAACCAGACAATAGCAGATGCGGTTAACAATACAATGAACGTGGTGGGTTCCGACCCAAACTATCACAGCCAACTGGCTTTTTACCCCACACAATCAAGCAATTATACGCTTCTCAACAGCCCAAGCACTGCTGAAAAACCCTACCGTGCATACATTGTTACAGGATACGCGAAAAAACGGATTAAATAAACCGTCTTTTCTTATTTCTAGCCAAACTCATTGACATGCCTAGAATTGCTATCATCATAATATACAACGCTAAATGACTCACAGAAACTAAAAATGGAACCAACACTTCTGTTCCACCAACAGCCGGATCGTTCACTTTCTGAAGAGACAACACTAAATCATTGTAGTCTCTGTCTCCAGCACCATACAAGTTTTCAAAACCAATCAAAAACATGCTAGGGTCATCGAGGTTTATGTAGATTTTTGCATGCTGCTCTCCATCGGGGTTCTTTCCCGTTTCAGTGAAATATCTGTGCGGTCCCGGCGAAAGCATTGAAAGACCAAATTGTGCATTTGCAGTAAAAGCCCGGGTAATTGGGGGGTTAATATAGCCGGACCCGCCTTCCAGCCCAGCAAAAATTAGGGTTAGTTCGCCTGTCTCTACGTAATAGCGGCTGAGTTCGTTTTCGTCGCGGTACGCTGCAAATTCAGCATATAAGGTTATGCGGTATGTTCCAGATGGAAAGGTTTCGATTGTGGTTGCCGCTATGTTTGTGAAGCCTAGATGAGTAAAGATTTCTATGAGCGTGGCTTCAGAAGCTTTTGCAGGTTTAGTGCAAGCAGCAAAAGTTAAGGAGGTAATAAGGGTTACAACACATATGATTGAGAGTCTTTTTGAAGTGGAAAACTTTAGCATCCTTTCTCCCTTCATTGAAGAATTCAGTACGCACTGATTTATTGATTCTGGAGATATCTTCTAGACGTTTTTTATAGATTTATGTTAGTCTTATTTGCCGAAGAACGCGCATTCTTGCTCTTTTTCTTCAAATAAAAAGCCACAAGGATGATTGCTAGTGAAAAAGCGCCAACGATTGCGGCAATATAGTAAATCAGCATTAAAAATGGATTGATTTCTGGTGGAGGGGCCCATGTTATTTTTATTGTTTTGGTTGACCAAGCATCTGTTATGGTTATGATTTGGTTGTTTGCATCATAATGCCACTTTGTTCCTTCTGCGTAGGAGACATCGTCAATTGTAACGTTTAATGGTTTTTCTCCGAGGATTCTTATGGTTTTTGTTCCGTTGTCAGTTGCTACTATTGTCAACGTGTAGCTTGTGGCGTTGTATTCTAACGTTGTTATGTTTGCCAAGTCGCTTTCCAATATGATATGCGATACTTTGGCGATGGGAATGCTTTGATTTTGCATTTTGTAAGTGATTCCGGAAGCGCTTCTAATGCCATACGCTATTGAAAGATAACTTATGTTTGAGAAATCTTTCAGGTTGAAAGTTGCCCATCCGTCATTGTCTGTGGTTGCGTTTTGAGAAGCATAATTTATTATGCCGTTGTGAACAGGAGTGCCATTATAGAATGTGAGTCGGAGGTAAATTTTGGCGTTGGGAAGGTCGATGCCATATTCTGATAGCTTTAATGCCGTGGTTGAAATGTTATAAAGCTCTTGAGAAGAAGCGATTAAAAGTGTGTAGTTGACTTGTGCTTTTTCTCCATCAAAAGTTGTAATGTTAAAGTGGTAAGTCCCAGCTTGTATTTGATTAAATTCTATTAGCGAAGAGGAATGGTGCTGATTCTTGATTATCGTGCCATTCGGAAATTCCATGTCAATATAATAATTTGTGAAGGGTTCATCATTTGGTTGCAGAACCTGCAGAGTTGGCGAGTATATGCTAAGGTTCACTGATGGGTCACCGTGTTCTGGATTGAAACTGGTGTTTGGGGGCGTAACGTTAGTTCCTTGCCACATTACATCTTCAATGTTGAAAGTACCGTTTTGAAGGTAATATGCGCCAACAAGTAGCCCTTGCAGAGTTGTTCCGTTGGGGCAGTTTAGACTGAAAGTTTGCGGGGGTGCATATAGTGGGTTTCCGTCGCCGTCTTTGAACGTGTTCGTGAAAGAGATGCGGTAGACTTTACATTGGACGTTCACTGTTTTGTCGCTGTCCATTGTTACTGCAAATGTGCCATTCACCCAGTTATCTTGCCATTTCACTTTCACAGTGACGCTGGGCGCAGTTATTTCTGTGAAGTTTGCCCAACCTTCCGAATTCGTTGTCATTGTGTTGTCGAGCCCATCGTTCATGATTATTGTAGCTGAGCTTAATGGCGAGAGCATGTCGTTCATGAAAACCCTTAGGTTGAGTTTTCGTAGGATTCCTGCTTTTAGGCTGCAGTATCGTATGTCGAAGACGTATGGTTGCCCGCGAATCCACATGATTCCAATTCTGGAGCCACCAGTTTGATAGAAGCATGTTAATGAGTCTTCTCGCATGTTAGGCTCTGTTAGCCATGCGGTAGCGTTTTGGTCCCATGCGCCTTCTATGCATTTCTTGTAGTATATGATGTCGTTGTCAGCCCAGAAGCAGTAAAAGTCGCCTTTTGTTTGGTCAATTGAAAGCACTGGAAAGGCTGTTTCGCCTATACCTGTTTCTATTGTTTCTGGCGAACCCCAGCCAGTTTCGTAAGTTCGGTTGAAGAACAGAATTTTGATTGTGGTGCTTACATTTAGGAATGTGAAGTAGACGTTGTTTTCTCGTGCTACTACTGAGTGGGCGAATCTCGTTCTGGCTGGTGACACAGAGGCGGGAGCTATTAATTCTTCGTTTTCGAAGGCTGTTGCGTTCCAGAGTCTTCCTCTGATTGCTCCAATGCTTAAGTAAACTGCGTATACTTTTTGTTGTGTTAGTGGGACTATGGAGACTGCCCAGTTTGGTGCGGATAACGTGGAGAGTTGATATGGGAATCCGGAGGCGGTTTGCCATGTTCCATTGTTAAACGCGGATTTTGTGCAGTTTGGCCAGCGGTCGCCGTTTGTCCCCCATCTGTAGCCTATCCATGGGTAGCCTTCTGAGTCTACTGTTACGAAGGGTTCGTGTAGTTGTAGGGGGTCGGCTACTTCTAGGGCTATTTGTTCGTCTGGTGTGCTCCATGTTATTGTTCCGTCTGGGTTTGGTGTTCCTCTTCTGTATCTTAGGGATTCTGTGGGGATGCCTGTGCTTCTTACGTAGTGGATGTGGATTCCGTCGAACCATGTGGAGAAGACGCCTCCGTCTGGTCCTCCGGGGCATATTGCGGCTTCGGCAGTCCATGTTATGCCGTCTGTGCTTGTTTTGTATTTTATTTCGGCGTGTGCGTAGAAGGCCCAGTATCTGCCGTTGGCGAAGAAGGTTTTGCGTTGGTAAGCTTCTAGGGTGGTTACGTTTTGTGTGTACCATGATATTGTTACGGGTGTGGATTGTGCGGAGGCGTGCTTGGTTTGGTGTGGGTTTTGTGGGAGTTGGATTAGTAAAAGAATTATTGCTGTTAGAAGGAAAATCGCGAGTTTTGTTTTTGGGTTTTTCATTTTGTTTAACCTTAGATGTGTGTTTTTGGTTTGTGTCGGAGTTTTCTTTTTTTCTTTTCTGGCCAGATTATCATTGCTATGATGGTTATGGTTATGATTGTTATGGGGATTGCGGGGTTTATGACCATGTATCCTAGGTAGGGTATTCGGTATAGGAGTCGTCCGTGGATGTTTTGTGGGTATACTGTGTATGTGTCTTCTATTTCGTTTGCGTCTCCTTTGGTTTTGAAGGTTAGTGTTCCGTTTGGTAGGGGTTGGATTCTGATTACGCGGTGGACTGTTCTGCCCATGCCTTGTGTTGGGGGGTCGAAGACGATTATGTCGCCGATGTTGATTTCTTCTGGTTTTACTCCTTTTATTACTAGTAAATCGCCTACTTCGAGTGC contains these protein-coding regions:
- a CDS encoding signal peptidase I is translated as METRHRKKSYLKDALFLAAVILSVVLIYVGLRLSLATDTPLVAIDSGSMTPALEVGDLLVIKGVKPEEINIGDIIVFDPPTQGMGRTVHRVIRIQPLPNGTLTFKTKGDANEIEDTYTVYPQNIHGRLLYRIPYLGYMVINPAIPITIITITIIAMIIWPEKKKRKLRHKPKTHI
- a CDS encoding DUF4114 domain-containing protein produces the protein MLKFSTSKRLSIICVVTLITSLTFAACTKPAKASEATLIEIFTHLGFTNIAATTIETFPSGTYRITLYAEFAAYRDENELSRYYVETGELTLIFAGLEGGSGYINPPITRAFTANAQFGLSMLSPGPHRYFTETGKNPDGEQHAKIYINLDDPSMFLIGFENLYGAGDRDYNDLVLSLQKVNDPAVGGTEVLVPFLVSVSHLALYIMMIAILGMSMSLARNKKRRFI
- a CDS encoding AsnC family transcriptional regulator — encoded protein: MNKTFDLLDVEILECLGEYGPRNISQIARKLGVPIETARKRVKRLISRFSISFHANVYHTNIGLRKAFVFADAVPGYEDVLFKSLKANDFWLYVGRCYGRFEGCYGIYAIPKEHTPEFEQFVSQLEATEIARNVRLVWSTCLYSANLTGNWFDFESGQWVFRWDKWMEEIPNEKTSLPYTLVESKDFPLKADYVDVRILAKLEVDSSVSFRELAKIVNLTPEAVAYHFKNHILKRGLLEKSQVFVLPFDKSASDFFVFIFKFDDSAGMARFASSLLDKPFLHSLGKVYGENALIAHVYLPRNEFRRFVRCLSELIKRGFLREYEYLIEDFDVRSAQTISYEYFKDGSWVYDHEKHIEKLREITRSTKLGKF